CCACTCGAGTTGTGCTTATGGGAGACGGCAGCACGACGCGCCGTGTACCCGAATCCGCATCGAAAACCGCGATCTCTTCGACCCAACGGTTGTTGGGTGTATCGTGACGCCGCTCCACAGCAACAAAAGCCTTCTCGCGGGGTAATAAGCCGAGCCCGCGTGTAGGGAGGTCGCGTCCTACTGGGATTCGCTTCTGCCACCGGCGCGCGACCGGTGCGTTAGGGGTAATGTCCCAGCGCGCGAAGGCCGCGTACCCGGCCGATACATACGGTTTGGAGCACCCGACGACCACGGACCGGCCGGTGGCCGTCACTGCGAACGAGCCGATGGGGTAGATCGGCTCGGGAATTAAAGGTGTGACGGTCGGTGTTGGTTCGGTCGGGTCGCAAACCTTCAGGTAGTTGGAATCAGCGACCAGAAGTAGTGCGCGGTTCGGGAGGAAGCGGAAGTCCGGTCCGCGGCTCTGGATGCCGACCGGGATGTTCGCGCTCTCGGGATCGTTGAGAGCGCGCAGAACGAGCTGCCAGTTTTCGTTCGGGTAGTACGCAACGAGCCAGCAGTTGTCGTGACTGATCGCGACGCGCTCGATCGGCGCGCCGGCGACCGCGTGCGTGATCGATGTGCTCATCGCGCGCCCTCGCAACACCGTCGCCCGATCGCGCACGCGCCCCGCGTCAGCGCGAGAAAATGATCGCGCCCTGTCCCAGCAGCATTTCGAGTTCTTCGAGCTTGATCGACGCTGGGTTGATCCGGAAATCGTCGTTGAACTTCAACTGCACCTGTTTGCCGTTCGGGTCGCGGACACTCATATACACCGGGCACTGCCCCCGGTTGCGCTTCAAGATGAGGCTCACGGCTTCGAGCTTCCGCAGCGTCTCGTCGTCCTCGGTGTAGGCGAGTTTCAGCACCATGCTCTTGGTGAACTCGGCCCGGGCCTCGTCGAGCGTGATGATTTTCTTGATGGCGAAGTCCGGTTCCGCCCGGTCGGGCGCCCAGTTCAACACGCCCTCGAAGATCGCGACCGTGTCCGAGTTGATCTGGTCCCGGAACCGCGAATACTCGTCGGACCACAGGATGCACCGCACGGAATCGGTGAAGTCCTCGATGCGGAACATGGCGTACTTCTTGCCGATGTTGCGGCCCTTGTTCGCGGTGCGCACGTCGAGGTTCGTA
This region of Gemmata massiliana genomic DNA includes:
- a CDS encoding WD40 repeat domain-containing protein, encoding MSTSITHAVAGAPIERVAISHDNCWLVAYYPNENWQLVLRALNDPESANIPVGIQSRGPDFRFLPNRALLLVADSNYLKVCDPTEPTPTVTPLIPEPIYPIGSFAVTATGRSVVVGCSKPYVSAGYAAFARWDITPNAPVARRWQKRIPVGRDLPTRGLGLLPREKAFVAVERRHDTPNNRWVEEIAVFDADSGTRRVVLPSPISTTRVDHEIHAITVSPRAPLIAGIVSGCLFVWSAKPKSEAPTQVSRFNQFRDAVFHPDGQTLFAVTREGVFRYDSQNWTELRLDVPITGHPTCLAVSPDGSLLAVGTAEGTVTVCAC